The Candidatus Omnitrophota bacterium genome segment ACATTACTCAGATCTTGAAAAGGCGAGGATGGAACTGGAAACCGTCGAGGTTTATATGGGTGCGTGCGGACCAAGAATCAGAATAATAGTCGCATGTCCCGGGAGTGTAACTTGCAGATGGGGAATTGCTGAGACGAAATCTATCTCAAAAGAACTTGATGCTAAATATTTCAGAGAAGACACGCCTCATAAATTTAAAATATCCGTGACGGGCTGTCCTCATAACTGCGCAAAGGCAACAGAAAATGATATTGGTGTAATGGGCGCAATTCTCCCCTTCTGGACGCAATCATCCTGCACTGATTGTGGACTATGCGTTAATATATGTCCGACAAAAGCCATAGAAAAAAAGATTGATTCAAATGGGAAAGCGGAGTATCTCCTTCTGGAAGATAAATGCATTAATTGTAGTATCTGCACAGCCGCCTGCCCTGTGAATTCATGGGTTGCTGCGGAAAAAGGTTATAATTTGTTTATCGGCGGAACAATGGGGAAAATTCCCCGCCTGGGAACGCTACTGAAAAAAGTTCTAAATAAAGAGCAGCTGGATACGTTAATAGATAAGTCTATCAGATATTATCAGAAGAACGGCAGGAAAAAAGAGCGTTTCGGCCATATGATAGACCGTATAGGCGTAGAAAAAGTAAAGGGGGATCTGTTAAATGGAATTTAACACAAAAAAAAAGATAAACCTTGAGGGAGTCTCGTGTCCAATGAATTTTGTTAAGACAAAAGCCGCGCTGGCAACTCTGGCAAAAGGCGACTTGCTTGAAATTATTTTGGATGAAGGAGATGCTATTATCAATGTGCCCAGAAGCCTTAAAGAAGAAGGCCACACAATTATAAAAGTGGAATCTTTGGGCGAAACATTCAAAGTGATTGTCTGTAAAGGATAATAAATGTGAGTAAAAAGCAGAATATTAAGAGAGGTTCATAAACTTGATTAAATTAGTTTTACTGATTAGCGCAGTAATCTTTTTTGCGATGAATATGGGGGCCAGCGGCATTGCGCCCTCATTCGCCGGAGTTTTTGGAGCCCGGCTGCTAAAAAGAAGAGCAACAATAATATACTTCAGTGTCTTCGTTGTATTAGGAGCTCTTGCATTAGGCAATAATGTCAGTCGGACTTTGGGGAAGAATCTATTGCCGAAGGAAAGCCTGAGTTTCAATACCACTCTGGTAATAATTTTTTCGGCCTCTTTATGCATGTTTTTAGCCAATCTTTTGAAGATTCCTCAATCTACCAGTCAGGTAACTGTGGGGGCGATCGCCGGAGCCGGGCTATATTTCAAGCATCTTTATTTTGAGACTTTATTTTACAAAATCCTGCCGGTCTGGATAATCCTGCCTGTTTTATCGTATCTTCTGACATTTTTATTGTACAGGATTATTTATCCGCCCCGGCCGGGAAATTTATTCATTTATGAAAAATTATTTGCCCATGAGGAAAAAATAAAAATTACTGCTGTTATTGTCAGCTGTTATGTCGCTTTTGCCATTGGCTCCAATAATGTTGCAAATGTTGTGGGGCCTTTATTCGGTGCCGGAATTATTAATATAATTCCGGGAATAATACTGATCGCTCCGGTCTTTGGTTTGGGCGCTGCGCTCATGGGTAAAGGGAATCTTGATACTGTAGGGAGAGAGCTTGTGCCGTTGGGAACATTTTCCAGCGTCCTGGTCTCGTTTGTTACCGCGACATTATTGATTTGCGCGTCATTATTGGGGATACCTCAATCCCTAGTTCAGTTGAATATATGTTCTATTTTTGCCGTCAGCGCATTAAAGAATGGGCATAAATCGACTCTGGATTCGCATCTGACCAGGAAAACATTTCTAGTTTGGGCAATTACGCCGATATTGTCTTTAGTGATATCATATGTGTTGCTGTTTATGACGAATCGCAATTGAAAAAGGGAGAAGCATAATGTCTTTTACAAATAGGATCGCAGAAAATGTTGTTGAATTGATAGGAAATACGCCTTTAGTGCGGCTTAATAGATTGGTCGAAACGGAATCTGCTCAGATTTTAGCAAAACTGGAATATTTTAATCCCGGCGGCAGCGTGAAAGACAGGATTTGTTTTTCTATGATTGAGGATGCGGAAAAAAAGGGCATGATTAAAGAAGGTTCCACTATTATTGAACCTACCTCCGGCAACACCGGAATAGGCCTGGCGATGATTTCCGCGGTTAAGGGATACAAATGCGTTCTCACTATGCCTAAGGCAATGAGCCTGGAGAGAATATTCATACTTAAATCTTACGGCGCGCAAGTCGTGCTTACCCCGCCCGAAGCAGGGATGAACGGCGCTATTAAAAAAGCGGAGGAGATATTCAGGAAAACCCCCGGAGCTTTTCTGCTGCAGCAATTTAAGAACCCGGCGAATCCCGAAGCCCATCGTCAGGCAACGGCACTTGAAATACTGGCAGCCACTCAAGGAAAATTAGATGCTTTTGTCGCCGGCGTCGGTACGGGAGGGACTATCACCGGTGTAGGCGAGATCTTGAAAAAACATAGTTCTGAAATAAAAATAGTTGCGGTTGAACCGCAGCGCAGTGCGGTTTTATCGTGCGGGAAACCCGGAGCGCACAAAATACAAGGCATCGGCGCCGGCTTTATTCCTGAAATATTAAACAGGGAGATCATAGATTCAATAATCCAGGTTAGTGATGAAGATGCTTTTTTAACTTCAAAGCTTCTGGCTAAGAGAGAAGGTATGTTTGCGGGGATTTCTTCCGGCGCAGCTGTCTGGGCCGCCCTGAAAGTCGCCCGGGAATTGGGTAAAGGCAAAACAGTGGTGACTATTTTGCCGGATTCGGGAGAGAGATATTTCTCCATGTATCAGTATTTTGACGCATAAGAAAAAGGGAATATATATGAATAAAAAAGCGCTGGAATGGCAAAGGCTGTTGAAAGGCATGGCTCCCGAAGAGGTGCTCAAGTGGGCGACAACTGAATTTAGCCCGGGGACGATAGTTTTTTCGTCCAGTCTGGGTGCGGAAGACCAGGTTTTAACGGATATGCTGTGTAAAAATACTGCCGGTATTAAAATATTCACGCTGGATACGGGCCGGCTGCCTATTGAAACACATAATGCGCTCAATGAAACAGAGAAACGATATAAAATAAAGATAGAAGTCCTGCGCCCTGATGCCGCCGCTGTTGAGAAAATGGAAAAAGAATACGGCTCTAATCTTTTTTACGAAAGCATAGAGAAAAGAAAATTATGCTGTTCTGTCAGGAAAATAGAACCTTTAAGAAAAAAACTTTCTTCTCAAAAGGCATGGATATGCGGCTTGAGAAAGGATCAGGCGGTAACCCGGGCCGCGGTGCAGATAATTGAATGGGACGAAACTTTTTGTTTATATAAGATAAACCCTTTGGCGGATTGGACCCAAAATGAGGTATGGGATTATATCCGCGCGAATAAAGTGCCGTATAATAAGCTTCATGATAAAGGTTATCCGAGTATAGGTTGCGAGCCCTGTACAAAAGCGGTGAAGCCGGGAGATGATGCGCGTGCCGGCAGATGGTGGTGGGAAAACTCAACGCAGAAAGAATGCGGGCTGCATAGACAGGGAAGTATCCCCGGAGATAAAAAACAGGAAGAAAAGAAAGATGTATAATTTAGAAAAACTGGAAGCGCAAAGCGTATATATTTTAAGGGAGGCATACAGAGATTTTAAGAATATCTGCATGCTCTGGTCCGTAGGCAAGGATAGCACGGTTCTTTTATGGCTTGCAAGAAAGGCATTTTTCGGCCATGTTCCCATACCGCTTGTCCATATAGATACGCATTTCAAGATTCCCGAAATGATCGAGTACAGGGATCGATTGGCAATTAAATGGCACTTGAATATGATCTATGGCGAAAATAGAGAAGCTCTGGATAAAAAACAGACTTTTCCTGACGGGAAAATAGACAGGATAGCATGTTGCAGGAATTTAAAGAGTGAGGCGTTAAAACACACCCTTTCGGGGGAGTGGCCGAGATATAGAATGGATCTTAAAAAAAAGCAGTATGTACTTGACTTAAATAAGGAACCGTATACAGGTGTAATAGTCGGGGCTCGCGCGGATGAAGAGGGCAGCCGTTCAAAGGAAAGATATTTCTCCCCCAGGGATAAGAATAACGAATGGGATGTCGGCGACCAGCCTCCGGAGTTTTGGAATCAGTTCAAAACAGATTTTGCTCCCGGTACGCATGTTCGTATACATCCTCTTTT includes the following:
- a CDS encoding 4Fe-4S dicluster domain-containing protein gives rise to the protein MKEKEFDLAALKKVGMIQQKQKEYFALRLRAVGGDYNSLQIKKIAEIADKYGRGELHLSTRQGIEIHNVHYSDLEKARMELETVEVYMGACGPRIRIIVACPGSVTCRWGIAETKSISKELDAKYFREDTPHKFKISVTGCPHNCAKATENDIGVMGAILPFWTQSSCTDCGLCVNICPTKAIEKKIDSNGKAEYLLLEDKCINCSICTAACPVNSWVAAEKGYNLFIGGTMGKIPRLGTLLKKVLNKEQLDTLIDKSIRYYQKNGRKKERFGHMIDRIGVEKVKGDLLNGI
- a CDS encoding sulfurtransferase TusA family protein; the protein is MEFNTKKKINLEGVSCPMNFVKTKAALATLAKGDLLEIILDEGDAIINVPRSLKEEGHTIIKVESLGETFKVIVCKG
- a CDS encoding inorganic phosphate transporter, which encodes MIKLVLLISAVIFFAMNMGASGIAPSFAGVFGARLLKRRATIIYFSVFVVLGALALGNNVSRTLGKNLLPKESLSFNTTLVIIFSASLCMFLANLLKIPQSTSQVTVGAIAGAGLYFKHLYFETLFYKILPVWIILPVLSYLLTFLLYRIIYPPRPGNLFIYEKLFAHEEKIKITAVIVSCYVAFAIGSNNVANVVGPLFGAGIINIIPGIILIAPVFGLGAALMGKGNLDTVGRELVPLGTFSSVLVSFVTATLLICASLLGIPQSLVQLNICSIFAVSALKNGHKSTLDSHLTRKTFLVWAITPILSLVISYVLLFMTNRN
- the cysK gene encoding cysteine synthase A translates to MSFTNRIAENVVELIGNTPLVRLNRLVETESAQILAKLEYFNPGGSVKDRICFSMIEDAEKKGMIKEGSTIIEPTSGNTGIGLAMISAVKGYKCVLTMPKAMSLERIFILKSYGAQVVLTPPEAGMNGAIKKAEEIFRKTPGAFLLQQFKNPANPEAHRQATALEILAATQGKLDAFVAGVGTGGTITGVGEILKKHSSEIKIVAVEPQRSAVLSCGKPGAHKIQGIGAGFIPEILNREIIDSIIQVSDEDAFLTSKLLAKREGMFAGISSGAAVWAALKVARELGKGKTVVTILPDSGERYFSMYQYFDA
- a CDS encoding phosphoadenylyl-sulfate reductase, whose product is MNKKALEWQRLLKGMAPEEVLKWATTEFSPGTIVFSSSLGAEDQVLTDMLCKNTAGIKIFTLDTGRLPIETHNALNETEKRYKIKIEVLRPDAAAVEKMEKEYGSNLFYESIEKRKLCCSVRKIEPLRKKLSSQKAWICGLRKDQAVTRAAVQIIEWDETFCLYKINPLADWTQNEVWDYIRANKVPYNKLHDKGYPSIGCEPCTKAVKPGDDARAGRWWWENSTQKECGLHRQGSIPGDKKQEEKKDV
- a CDS encoding sulfate adenylyltransferase subunit 2 gives rise to the protein MYNLEKLEAQSVYILREAYRDFKNICMLWSVGKDSTVLLWLARKAFFGHVPIPLVHIDTHFKIPEMIEYRDRLAIKWHLNMIYGENREALDKKQTFPDGKIDRIACCRNLKSEALKHTLSGEWPRYRMDLKKKQYVLDLNKEPYTGVIVGARADEEGSRSKERYFSPRDKNNEWDVGDQPPEFWNQFKTDFAPGTHVRIHPLLDWTELNIWEYIERENIPTVSLYYDQGEGLRYRSLGCHPCTKPVQSTAKNAKEIIEELSSGKFSNIAERSGREQDKEDGGGLETLRRDGYM